The nucleotide sequence tgtttttccattctcAGCTTCTTATGAGAACCATTTGTTATAAGTTTGTTATAAACAGAAAATGaatcaaataaattgtaattgttTGTGAAATAATCGGTGTATCAAGTTTTACTTAGtttatttaaagaataatCAAACAAGCTCGTCTAAGACGGCATGGTATCATGGTATCAAACGAGCCAGTGCGCAGAATCGAGAAAGTGGTGGGTGGATGTGCAggtggatgggtggatgggtggatgggtggatgggtggaGCTTTTGCTGCAAATGGTTTTACTGAATGGAAACTGAGATCCGGAAGTGGGTGACACAGGGTCTACCCAAAAAATATCAGTCAGGTCGTTTTGCGGAACTTATCGTTGGGATTGGGTACTATTTTGAATTCCCAATTACTTTTAAACAAACTAAATTCAAGCGCAagcaaaaatatatcaatttaaatattaattcaCCTGAAGAGTTTCAAAACTAGCATTTAACTTGTATTGCTTTAAATAAGCCAGTATATTAACATCATTAGTATTTTCAATGAAACCCCAAGCGCAATACGAACatgaattcatatttttatacatttttggtCGCAAAACACAAACTAATTCATGTTAAtctatcatcatcatcaaatAACTTGTTTAATTTCTTACATTAAGTAAGTTATTAGAGATGGCTGAAGTGCGAAAAGTCAAAATATACTCACAGATTAGCTGGCCCCGCTTGTCCCTTTGCGACTTGGTCTTCCGGTGGACGCGTCTCTCCTCGAGGCTCTGGTCGATCTCGAGTTCGCCGGAAAGCGAGGCGTCGTGCATGTCGGAGCACTGCTTGAGGTACCGCATCAGGGTTTCGTTGGCCTGCCGGACCTCCATCTCTCCGGCGGCTATTAGCTTCCGTTCGCGTCTCCGCCGAGACTCCGACTTGCTCCTTTTGCGCCGCGGACTCTTGTCGAAGCTGCTCCTCGAACGCAGGGATCGCTGGGCGGGACTGGCCTGTGGGTCGGAGAGGGACTGCTGTTTTCTCGATGCGCCCGTGCTAGTTCCGTTTCCAgttccgtttccggttccgGCGGGGGCGGAGGGCGTGGGAGAGCTCTGCTTGAGCTCCCGGTCCATGTACCCAAGTATTCCGCGATGAAAGGACGCATCGGGATCAGCAGGTGAGTGAGTTCGCCTGGACCGATGGTGATGGGTGGCCGGTAGTTGCTGCAGGGTCTCCCGCAGACTCATCGCATCGCCGGATGAGTTGCGACTGCCATCGCTCTGCTTGGGCGGCGGCGGTGAGTCCCTGGTATTGCCTGCGCCCAGTGGCGACTCCTCCTCCCCCTCCTCCTGGCCCGGCGGGGCGTGGCCGTTGACCAGCACCACCGTTTGCTGCGACGTCTGGCTGGGCGAACCCACCAGCTCTATGCTGTCCGCCGAGCTCTGGGCACTGATGCGACCCGCACTGCTTGGCGTACCGCCGCTGCCGCCCGGATCCGCGGATACCACGCCCTCGTTGAGGGCTGTGGCACAGTCCAAGGCCTCTGCCCGCTCGGGCGTGGTGGGCGTTGGAGCTGCCGCTCCCGTAGCCACCGCCTCCCGTTCCAGGCGCCGCTGTCGCGCCTCCGTGCGACGATGCCGTTGATGCTGGCGGTGCACCTTTGCCTCCATTTGGACTTGTGGGATGCTAGATCCGATCCGAGCCGAGTTGAGCCACTAGGCCAGCTGCATAACAGGTGGACACCCCCTGGGAACGGGCACGGAAACGGGAATGGGAGTGGGAACTttgtgctgctgcagcttttGACCCAAATAACACAgtgcacacccacacacacacacacacaaccgcGAGAGGACACGACCACAACGACAATCAGCGAATGCAGCTCAGCTGCGAGCTGGTGGCATTTCCTCAAGGCTCCACTTCAGCGCACTCTGCACATACGGATATCATTGGCGACCGAATAACTGATCACTTATCGGATAGATCAATCTCTTTGTTACGGTACTGCGTTCGATTTTTACTCGATTACTGCGTTATCCGTGCATTGTTCTTATAttccttaaaaaaatattcacgAGGCGAACGGAACCGAAACCAAAGCACCGCGTTCGAGACTCTGTTCTGCAATAACAACGAATTTGTCATTGCGAGGGGCTTAAATAGACGCAGCTCTCCCAACTTTAAAGCCAACATTACCCTCTGACGCCGACTGCTCTGCCTCTGTTAACGGGGACAAAATATACTGTTACTTTCTCAACTTACGTCGATAAAGCATACAATACACCACGGTTTAAGCACAtgataaaaatttgtaaatactATACAACATTcattgttttgctttaaatACCGGTTGACAGGCTCGATATAACAATCTTCCAGACacgtttaaaattaaatcgaTTTTGGTTCTTAACATTTGATGTCTACGAATTTCCTCGCCCTTCAAAACATTAATATCTAAAATTTTACATATTCGACTTTTGACCGGCAGTGTCAAATGCTTAAGCGCAGTCTCCAACCTATGTTAATCCTGGCGCACTGTTAACTGTAACAGTGACGCCCACGCCGACGTCAACGTAGACGTCAATGAGAAGCGAACGGTATTTTCGGAACGCCATTGAGAGCGAACACGTTTCAATGTAGCTGTAGCGTAGTAACCGttcgagagagagagagagcgctaGAGCTTTAAGGACAATGACGTCAACAGTGCGTGCCTGTGCACCCACACATTGCAGCCATTTGTGTAATAGTGTGTGTCTGTCTATGTGTGTTGCTTGTGCTTGGGTTTGTTGGTATTATTgacaaattctatttttaggcATCTATAAAAATGTGCGAGCTGATGATGGGATTTTATTGACAACACCTGAACTCACACTTAAAAAGCAGCTGTGCTTCACTGTGAGAAACTTTGCTGTTTATTGGGCGGGATTTTAAGACAATGTATGGAAATAATTAGTAAATGgaattttatacatttttaaattcctATTTTGCCTGTCTTTTTCCCCTTCTACTACGTCATATTCTGCAAAAACCGATTTCGCCCACGCGTCTCTTCTCACTCCACCACAATCACCATCACTTTCTCcatctctctttctctcgTTCTACCTCTCTCTTTCGCACTTTCTCCTCTGTGCAATCGATAAATGCGTGGTACGATGTCAGCTCACTGCGCAGCTTTCGCCTCTGATGACGTCAATGGAAAAAGCTCaatccaaaaccaaaacaacaacagtgcCTCCCTTAGGAGCCAACCACCTCCCTCTTACCAAAATAAATTGACAAAAGCCGGCAAAAGCTTGACAGGCGTCAGGAAAATTGGATTATAGTAAAACTGAGAAaacagagagggagagagggagagagagagcgggaCAGACAAAGAATCCTTATGGCGTTGGCGTTAGCTAAAGGCCCTTGAAATGGCAAAAGTCTGTGATGCGGGCGGATCCAGaatatatatccatataaCATAATATgcagaaaacaaaatgattgaaaatcaatattttgcGTTATTAAATTTTGTGACTATTTTACACATAAATGTCTAGAACTGATAATTAATTGTTATCCTGTTCATTCGCCTCTGAACAGAAATAACCGCGAAACTCTCACCGCTCTCCCAAGCCAGACAGACATCCtggaagagagagagagagcgagcgagtTTGACAGAAAGAGGAATGTAAAAAACCTCGGTGGTAAAGAGTTTGAGTGCGAACGTCACGACCATGACGTCACACTGACGTCAGTGGGCGTATTGCCAAAAAGAAAACGCTGTTGCGGCGGAATGAATGAGGGCGACGGAATGCTGCAAAATGGCAGATCGATATAAAACTAAGTCCTTTCGTTAAATTTATACTGAAATAGCGTGGCCAAATAAGAAGTTTATTCACACAGTACATGCACAAAGAATATTTAAGGTCCATTGATTAAAGCTAGACGTTATTGAATTGTAAGTCTTCTagtaaacaattaaatttaaccaaaatggtttttaataaaaatgggGCACACAAATTATGTGACAGAATtattacatatgtacattcaATGATCTATTAGTAAGGTAAAATGGTGGAAGTTTATTGCATACTTCTTAGGACCATAAACATGTTGACTATAAGTTAACAATATAAACTAGCTAATTAAAAAGATAAAGACTTGTTTGATTGCTTGTTATGTGAACAGAATAATGTCTTGCTCTCATTAATGAAAATTATTATAGTTTATAATATTCAGCCGGTAAGCGTTAAATAGTGATCTAATGAACAACAAAAATGGAAAGTGACAATGCCACCAAGTAGCGTTGCCAGTGGATACGCTTGGGTTGTTAGGTCAATATGGACAGACAAAATACAGCAGAACACTGAAGACATATGTAGGTGTTGCACtaagaaatattaataatgcCACTGCTGGAGGCACCTGCGGACTACCTGGAGTCCTCTCCGGATCAATCGCTTCAGGCGGAACTGCCCATCCTTCTGGCACCGCCAGGACCGGCCGCCTTGGCCCAGGTCCGGATGCCTCCGCCCGAGGTGCGGCTCAATCAGCAGAATCccgcacagcagcagcagcagcggatGCAGTTCAACCGCCGCCAACTGGGTCGCCGGAACTCCTTCGATCGGGATGTGGCCATTGCCGAGGAGGAACAGCACCTTCCGGCCTTCGTCCACCTGCTGCCCGTGGTGCTACCCCAACAGGGCCCGGAACCGACACTGGACGAGCTACTGGTGGGTGCACGTTAACCTTGTGACGAATTAAAAGTGATGAAGTGgtattaaaatattgtttgcTTAGCGCCGAGTGACGCAACGCACGGATCTGGAGGCGGTGGAGCAAGTGCGTCTGCGCGTGATCTCTTACACAGTCAGCCTGTCCCGCCTGTCGCTCTTCCTGCCGCGCCTCCAATCCCTCGACCTGAGTGGCAGTGTGCTGAGCTCCCTGCGCGACCTGGGCTATGGACTCCTCCAGCTAACCCGGTTGGACATCAGCAACTGCGGCCTGAATAGCTTCGACGGCACCAGTGGACTGCCGGCCATCCGTGTGCTCATCGCCGATGGAAACATGATCCAGCGGGTTGATCCGCTGGCCGAACTGGTCCACCTGCGCGTTCTCAAGGCAAGGAACAACCGGATCAGTGAGCTGGGCCTGCTCTCCTTCTTGGGAATGTGCCCGCAGCTGCAGGAGGTGGAGTTGCAGGGCAATCCCGTGTGTCGTTTACCGCTCTACCGCTCGCTCCTGGCGCGCAGTGTGCCCACGTTGCAACTGTTGGATGGACGGGTGTTGAACGGTGAACCTGCTCCGGTGGAGATGGAGGAGGCCACATCCCCGGCATCAAGTGATCTGGAGTCTGGCTCCGAGACGACTGCACAACGGCCGAACACGGCGCCTGCTCCGGAACCCGTTCCTATCGCCTTGAATGCTGCCATCCGGCGCCAAGTGTCGGCCAGCTCTGGCTCCACTCCAGTGGCCGGATCGGTTTTGAGCCTGGTGCGCCAGCGGCGAAGGCGCAGTGGCCACGCCTGGGTcagttcctcctcctccagcggATCGTCTTCCGCCTCCTCTGCCCGATCCACGCGGGCGCCATCAAtgagctcctgctcctccaacAGCAGCCTCGACGTCCAATCATCGTCCCATTATGTCTTCAGCACACAGTCAACGCTGGACTAGACCACACTGcaaaaaagttaatattttatacaCAATAATATTATTGACCATATGAATCAGGATTCTAAATCCTGACTGAACTGGTTATAccagaaacaaacaaaaaatcaaaattaacaaGCTTGAGAGCTTGTTGAATAAATACACACAATTACTTCATGAGAGCTCtggtatttgttttattaatccATTTACTATTGTGATTGTTTCTTAATTAATGAAGTCAAAGCTATAATATTTACttaagtatgtaacaggtggAAGCGTTTCCGGCCCCATAAGGAATTTATATTCTATCAGGATCAGTAGCCCAGTCACTAGCTGCtaatgcgaatgcgaaattCCATCATTTTTCTGTGAAATCAATAGATATTGGGggataaaataagaaaatattttaaaattgtttaaaagtgtgaGCTCGGAAAGGATGGGCGTGTCTACAGTGTGATTggtatacaaataaaattggcaaggcacaaaataaaacgaagaataatctaaacatttttcaaaaatgtgtgcGGTTTGTGCtcgttatatatatatatatatatatatatatatatacccatatatatgggcgtggcaacatgggcaaacaaacttgcgctgcgtctattACTCTTTTGAGTCTTAACATTCTGAGATCTttacgttcatacggacagatggacatggctagatcgactcggctattgatcct is from Drosophila melanogaster chromosome 3L and encodes:
- the CG14185 gene encoding uncharacterized protein, with translation MPLLEAPADYLESSPDQSLQAELPILLAPPGPAALAQVRMPPPEVRLNQQNPAQQQQQRMQFNRRQLGRRNSFDRDVAIAEEEQHLPAFVHLLPVVLPQQGPEPTLDELLRRVTQRTDLEAVEQVRLRVISYTVSLSRLSLFLPRLQSLDLSGSVLSSLRDLGYGLLQLTRLDISNCGLNSFDGTSGLPAIRVLIADGNMIQRVDPLAELVHLRVLKARNNRISELGLLSFLGMCPQLQEVELQGNPVCRLPLYRSLLARSVPTLQLLDGRVLNGEPAPVEMEEATSPASSDLESGSETTAQRPNTAPAPEPVPIALNAAIRRQVSASSGSTPVAGSVLSLVRQRRRRSGHAWVSSSSSSGSSSASSARSTRAPSMSSCSSNSSLDVQSSSHYVFSTQSTLD